One Ktedonobacterales bacterium genomic region harbors:
- a CDS encoding acyl-CoA dehydrogenase family protein: MTELEADIRASVRKLCERFGDGYWREMDEQRAYPEAFVRAMTDAGYLALLIPEAYGGSGLGIREASIVLEEVNRSGGNAAVCHAQMYIMGTLLRHGSAEQKQVYLPKIAAGELRLQAFGVTEPDAGSDTTSIRTTAVRAGDGYVVNGQKIWTSRVEHSDLLLLLARTTPLDQVARKTEGLSLLLVDLREAVGRGVTIKPIRTMINHHTAEVFFDNVRVPFEHLIGEEGKGFRYLLDSLNAERILIAAESLGDGYWFVERTVRYANQRVVFGRPIGQNQGIQFPLAQAYAHIQAADLMRFRAADLFDSQAACGAEANMAKLLAADAAWQAANIALQTHGGFGFAAEYDIERKFRETRLYQVAPISTNLVLAYIAQNVLKLPRSY; the protein is encoded by the coding sequence ATGACAGAATTGGAAGCTGACATACGCGCGAGCGTGCGGAAACTGTGTGAGCGTTTCGGGGATGGCTACTGGCGCGAGATGGACGAGCAGCGCGCCTACCCGGAAGCGTTTGTGCGGGCAATGACCGACGCTGGCTATCTCGCGCTGCTGATTCCCGAAGCCTACGGCGGATCGGGGTTGGGCATCAGAGAAGCCTCTATCGTGCTTGAAGAGGTCAATCGCTCCGGTGGAAATGCTGCCGTCTGCCACGCGCAGATGTACATCATGGGGACGCTTTTGCGTCACGGGTCAGCCGAGCAAAAGCAGGTTTATCTGCCGAAGATTGCCGCCGGGGAACTGCGCCTTCAGGCGTTCGGGGTTACGGAGCCGGATGCTGGCTCCGATACGACGAGCATCCGCACGACGGCTGTGCGCGCGGGCGATGGGTACGTCGTCAACGGGCAGAAAATCTGGACATCGCGCGTCGAGCATTCTGATCTGCTCTTGCTGCTGGCGCGCACGACGCCGCTCGATCAGGTCGCTCGCAAAACCGAGGGACTCTCGCTGCTCCTGGTTGATTTGCGCGAAGCCGTCGGAAGGGGGGTGACGATCAAGCCGATCCGCACGATGATCAATCATCACACGGCAGAAGTATTCTTCGACAATGTGCGCGTCCCGTTCGAGCATCTGATTGGGGAAGAGGGCAAAGGGTTTCGCTATTTGCTTGACAGCTTGAATGCCGAGCGCATTCTGATTGCGGCGGAGTCTTTAGGCGACGGCTACTGGTTTGTCGAGCGAACGGTACGGTACGCTAACCAGCGCGTGGTGTTTGGGCGGCCCATCGGGCAGAACCAGGGGATTCAGTTTCCGCTGGCGCAAGCCTATGCCCATATTCAGGCCGCTGATTTGATGCGTTTTCGCGCGGCTGACCTTTTCGATAGCCAGGCGGCCTGCGGCGCTGAGGCTAATATGGCGAAATTGCTGGCGGCTGATGCGGCGTGGCAGGCGGCCAACATCGCGCTGCAAACGCATGGAGGCTTCGGGTTTGCCGCCGAATACGACATCGAGCGCAAGTTTCGGGAAACACGCTTGTATCAGGTTGCGCCCATCTCGACTAATCTTGTGCTTGCCTATATTGCGCAGAATGTCTTGAAGCTGCCGAGGTCGTACTGA
- a CDS encoding metal ABC transporter permease, which produces MFIALADDVRLSWDLLADLQQLFTYHFMQNAFLAGTLVAIVAGAVGYFMTLRSQSFAGHTLAQVGFPGALGAALLGLSPVVGLLAFGLGAALLIGALSAREVKGQDSAVGIVLAFSLGLGLLFVRLSHANNTTGIYSLLFGAALGVSDRDLGPIALTTLATLVTLVVIARPLFFASLDPEVAAAQGVPVRLLSILFLSLLAFAVAEAVQVVGVLLIFALLVTPAAIAQQITARPALSIGLSVVLALLFTWSGLAIGYFTPYPIGFFITSFAFGAYALVRLARAWHRWLAQHKQAAQKGDMA; this is translated from the coding sequence GTGTTCATCGCCCTCGCTGATGATGTCCGGCTCTCCTGGGATTTGCTGGCCGATCTGCAACAGCTCTTTACTTACCACTTCATGCAAAACGCCTTCCTGGCGGGGACGCTGGTGGCTATCGTGGCCGGAGCCGTCGGGTATTTCATGACGCTGCGCAGCCAGAGCTTTGCTGGTCATACGCTGGCCCAGGTGGGCTTTCCGGGCGCGCTGGGGGCGGCGCTGCTGGGCCTGTCGCCGGTTGTTGGGCTGCTGGCCTTTGGCCTGGGCGCGGCGCTCTTGATCGGCGCACTCAGCGCCCGCGAGGTCAAGGGCCAGGATAGCGCCGTCGGCATCGTCCTCGCCTTCAGCCTGGGGCTGGGGCTGCTCTTCGTGCGCCTCTCCCACGCCAACAATACGACGGGCATCTACTCGCTCCTCTTTGGCGCGGCGCTGGGTGTCAGTGACCGCGATCTCGGCCCCATCGCCCTGACCACCCTGGCAACCCTGGTGACGCTGGTGGTCATTGCCCGCCCGCTCTTTTTTGCCTCCCTCGATCCCGAAGTCGCGGCGGCTCAAGGCGTGCCGGTGCGCCTCCTCTCCATACTCTTTCTATCGCTGCTGGCCTTTGCCGTCGCCGAAGCGGTTCAGGTCGTCGGCGTCCTGCTGATCTTTGCCCTGCTGGTGACGCCTGCCGCCATTGCCCAGCAGATCACCGCCCGCCCCGCGCTTTCCATCGGGCTATCAGTCGTCCTGGCGCTCCTCTTCACGTGGAGCGGGCTGGCTATCGGCTATTTCACCCCTTACCCGATTGGCTTCTTCATTACCAGCTTTGCTTTTGGCGCTTACGCGCTGGTCCGGCTGGCGCGCGCCTGGCATCGCTGGCTCGCGCAGCACAAGCAGGCCGCGCAGAAGGGGGACATGGCATGA
- a CDS encoding transcriptional repressor, which translates to MQAENEVCQVAVTIETILMAFEEMGLRNTRPRRLLAERLAALAASATDFSTDELWHELKQVDPRLGRATVYRTVEVLLSQGLLDRVEFADGTHRYRVCGGSHHHHITCTACHRVIEVETCLPSAVFAAIASKTNFALEGHSIELFGRCEDCRAGAGGRKAGTASH; encoded by the coding sequence ATGCAGGCAGAAAACGAGGTGTGTCAAGTGGCGGTCACGATAGAGACGATTCTGATGGCTTTCGAGGAGATGGGCTTGCGCAACACGCGGCCTCGTCGCCTGCTGGCCGAGCGTTTAGCTGCGCTGGCAGCGAGCGCGACGGATTTTAGCACGGATGAACTCTGGCACGAGTTAAAACAGGTTGATCCCCGCCTGGGGCGCGCAACCGTCTATCGCACTGTGGAAGTGCTGCTGAGCCAGGGCCTGTTGGATCGCGTGGAGTTTGCCGATGGGACGCACCGCTATCGGGTCTGCGGGGGCAGCCATCATCACCATATCACCTGTACCGCCTGCCATCGAGTCATCGAAGTAGAGACGTGCCTTCCGAGCGCGGTCTTTGCCGCGATTGCCAGCAAGACGAACTTTGCCCTGGAGGGCCATTCAATCGAACTCTTTGGGCGCTGTGAAGATTGCCGCGCAGGAGCAGGCGGGCGTAAAGCAGGAACAGCCTCACACTGA
- a CDS encoding zinc ABC transporter substrate-binding protein: protein MSHPHVPDAGARALLSPGLRQVSQSGGGMLASLLALSTLLLILTGCGIPTANGASDGKIQIVAAENVWGSIAAQIGGVHAKVNSIIVNPNTDPHDYEATPADARAIASAGYVIFNGVGYDPWVRQQLDANPVSGRRELDVGKFLGKQGGDNPHFWYNPDYVTRIADQITSDLKRLDAADASYFDQQNQQFLTTGLQSYHDLITMIKQKYQGTPVGATESLFMYLASALGLNLISPPGFMKAISEGIEPTAADKVTFDQQITQKQIKVLVYNKQNATPDTEALKAKAQQTGIPIVAMTETLDPGSASFQGWQSAQLQALEQALAQATGM from the coding sequence ATGTCTCACCCCCACGTTCCTGATGCTGGCGCGCGCGCCCTGCTGTCTCCTGGGCTGCGCCAGGTCTCTCAATCGGGGGGAGGCATGCTGGCGAGTCTGCTGGCCCTCTCGACGCTGCTCTTGATCCTGACCGGCTGTGGCATACCAACGGCAAACGGCGCCAGTGATGGCAAGATACAGATAGTCGCTGCCGAAAATGTCTGGGGCAGCATCGCTGCCCAGATCGGCGGCGTCCACGCCAAAGTCAACAGCATCATTGTCAACCCGAATACCGACCCCCACGATTACGAGGCTACCCCCGCTGACGCCCGCGCCATCGCCAGCGCAGGCTACGTGATCTTCAACGGGGTCGGCTATGATCCCTGGGTCCGCCAGCAGCTTGACGCCAATCCGGTCAGCGGACGCCGCGAACTGGATGTTGGGAAGTTCCTGGGCAAACAGGGAGGCGATAATCCACATTTTTGGTACAATCCTGACTATGTGACGCGGATAGCCGACCAGATTACCAGTGACCTCAAACGCCTGGACGCGGCTGATGCGTCCTATTTCGATCAGCAGAACCAGCAGTTCCTGACGACAGGACTCCAGAGCTATCATGACCTCATCACCATGATCAAGCAGAAGTATCAGGGGACGCCTGTGGGGGCCACCGAAAGCCTCTTCATGTATCTGGCGTCAGCCCTGGGGCTGAACCTGATTTCGCCCCCAGGGTTTATGAAAGCCATCTCGGAAGGGATCGAACCGACAGCCGCAGACAAAGTAACCTTCGATCAGCAGATCACGCAGAAGCAGATCAAGGTTCTGGTTTATAATAAACAGAATGCTACCCCGGACACAGAAGCTCTCAAGGCGAAGGCACAGCAGACGGGCATTCCTATTGTGGCAATGACCGAAACCCTGGACCCAGGCTCCGCCAGCTTCCAGGGATGGCAATCGGCCCAGCTTCAGGCTCTTGAGCAGGCGCTGGCCCAGGCCACCGGCATGTAG
- a CDS encoding CaiB/BaiF CoA-transferase family protein produces MKPLDGITVISLEQAIAAPFASRQLADLGARVIKIERPDGGDFARYYDTSVKGMSSYFVWTNRSKESLTLDLKYPEGRAILRRLLADADIFLHNLAPGAVDRLGFGAAALREAFPRLIVCSISGYGASGPYRDKKAYDLLVQAESGLLSITGSGDTPAKAGISVADIGAGMYAFSGMLAALFMRAQTGQGTTLEVSLLEALGEWMGFPAYYTAYSGQAPRRSGAHHATITPYGPFALGDGSALLIAVQNEREWTQFCEWVLGRPELVHDARFGSNALRLTHRAELEALLQARLLEMTKEQAIASLEQAQIAYSQMRTMQEFLDHPQLKARQRWREVDSPVGTLQALLPPITFEGVDPVFGPIPSLGEHTEAILQELGFSAEQIAGLRERLVIA; encoded by the coding sequence ATGAAACCGCTTGATGGCATCACGGTAATCTCTCTGGAGCAGGCTATCGCTGCCCCTTTTGCTTCTCGTCAGCTTGCTGATCTGGGAGCGCGCGTGATTAAGATCGAGCGCCCGGATGGCGGGGATTTTGCCCGGTACTATGATACGAGCGTCAAGGGCATGTCGAGTTACTTTGTGTGGACCAATCGCTCGAAAGAGTCGCTGACGCTGGACCTCAAGTATCCTGAAGGGCGGGCCATTCTTAGGCGCCTGCTGGCCGATGCCGATATATTTCTGCATAATCTCGCGCCTGGCGCGGTTGATCGGCTGGGTTTTGGGGCAGCGGCCCTGCGCGAAGCGTTTCCGCGACTGATTGTGTGCAGCATCTCCGGCTATGGCGCGTCTGGACCCTACCGCGATAAAAAAGCGTATGACCTGCTGGTGCAGGCGGAGAGCGGCTTGCTCTCGATCACCGGAAGCGGAGATACGCCCGCGAAAGCAGGTATCTCGGTGGCCGATATTGGGGCAGGGATGTACGCTTTTTCGGGTATGCTGGCCGCTTTATTCATGCGAGCGCAGACAGGGCAGGGAACGACGCTGGAGGTATCGCTGCTGGAGGCGCTGGGCGAGTGGATGGGCTTTCCGGCGTATTACACGGCCTACAGCGGCCAGGCTCCGCGCCGAAGCGGCGCGCACCACGCGACGATTACGCCCTATGGCCCGTTTGCGCTGGGGGATGGGTCCGCTCTGCTTATAGCCGTCCAGAATGAACGCGAATGGACGCAGTTCTGCGAGTGGGTGCTTGGTCGGCCTGAACTGGTTCACGACGCGCGCTTTGGCTCAAACGCCTTGCGCCTGACCCATCGCGCGGAGCTTGAGGCGCTGCTGCAAGCACGCTTGCTGGAGATGACAAAGGAGCAGGCGATAGCTTCGCTGGAGCAGGCTCAGATTGCCTATAGCCAGATGCGCACGATGCAGGAGTTTCTGGACCATCCCCAATTGAAGGCGCGTCAACGCTGGCGTGAAGTGGACTCGCCTGTTGGGACGCTCCAGGCGCTGCTTCCTCCTATAACGTTTGAGGGCGTTGATCCTGTCTTCGGCCCGATCCCTTCGCTCGGTGAGCATACCGAAGCGATCTTGCAAGAACTGGGGTTCAGCGCAGAACAGATTGCCGGATTGCGCGAACGGCTGGTGATTGCTTAG
- a CDS encoding metal ABC transporter permease, with amino-acid sequence MREKAGAALLSVIPPFSPNLIADAQEMFQHDFMRYAFLAGTAIALAAGLVSYFVIMRHQVFAGDALSHVAFAGALGAAVLGVNLLLGLFGVVIAAALGIGLLGERARARDVAIGTVLAWVLGIGVLFLSIYTSTASGSNGSVGINVLFGTIFGLTNQQASIAAWVGIGAILALLVIARPLLFASLDPDAAAARGVPTRLLGLAFLALLGATVAEAVQAVGVLLIFSLLVAPGAIAQRLLTRPFAALALSAALALAFTWAGLTIAFYTSYPVSFLISALAFFTYLLVLLAQRVRAFWTRRLNPTLTAGRGRGG; translated from the coding sequence ATGAGAGAGAAAGCTGGCGCGGCGTTGCTCTCGGTCATCCCGCCCTTCTCCCCTAACCTCATTGCGGATGCCCAGGAAATGTTCCAGCATGATTTTATGCGCTACGCCTTCCTGGCGGGAACGGCTATTGCCCTGGCTGCCGGGCTGGTCAGCTACTTCGTCATCATGCGTCATCAGGTCTTTGCAGGCGATGCACTCTCCCATGTCGCCTTTGCGGGCGCGCTGGGCGCTGCCGTCCTGGGCGTCAACTTGCTCCTGGGCCTCTTCGGCGTTGTCATCGCAGCCGCGCTTGGGATTGGCCTGCTGGGGGAGCGCGCGCGGGCGCGCGATGTCGCCATTGGCACAGTCCTGGCCTGGGTACTGGGGATAGGCGTCCTCTTCTTAAGCATCTATACCTCGACGGCCAGCGGCTCCAACGGCTCTGTCGGGATCAACGTCCTCTTCGGAACGATCTTTGGTCTCACCAATCAACAGGCCAGCATAGCAGCCTGGGTTGGCATCGGAGCTATACTGGCCCTGCTGGTGATCGCGCGCCCGCTGCTCTTTGCTTCGCTCGATCCCGATGCAGCAGCGGCGCGCGGGGTACCCACACGCCTGCTGGGGCTGGCCTTTCTGGCGCTCTTGGGAGCTACCGTTGCTGAGGCTGTTCAGGCCGTTGGCGTCTTGCTGATCTTCTCCCTCCTGGTCGCGCCGGGGGCCATCGCCCAGCGGCTCCTCACGCGCCCCTTCGCCGCGCTGGCCCTCTCGGCGGCGCTGGCGCTGGCCTTCACCTGGGCTGGCCTGACTATCGCCTTCTATACCTCCTATCCCGTCAGCTTCCTCATCAGCGCGCTCGCTTTCTTCACCTATCTGCTGGTCCTGCTGGCGCAGCGCGTTCGCGCATTCTGGACACGCCGCCTGAACCCCACGCTCACCGCTGGCAGAGGTCGGGGAGGCTGA
- a CDS encoding metal ABC transporter ATP-binding protein, protein MTRIATGADSAPSDSSDPWALCQRAADPTSEREVVIAAERAGVRLGGRAIWREMTFEVRSGECIAVLGPNGAGKSTLLKALSGLVPLSEGEVRVLGTPTRRGNAQIGYLPQRHSFDADVRVRGRDVVRLGLDGRRWGIPLPGLRRLWGGDKCARQAAARVEEVIELVGASSYANRPIGELSGGEQQRLLIAQALVNRPRLLLLDEPLESLDLNNQQIVAALIRRVSQDQQVAVLLVAHDVNPILPYLDRVIYIGRGQTAIGAPQEVITSETLSRLYDAPIEVLRTRDGRVVVVGQPEEVSYRVHRPR, encoded by the coding sequence ATGACACGCATCGCAACCGGCGCAGATTCAGCGCCCTCAGACTCTTCCGACCCCTGGGCGCTCTGCCAGCGGGCTGCCGACCCCACTTCAGAGCGCGAGGTCGTCATAGCCGCCGAGCGCGCCGGGGTCCGACTGGGCGGGCGCGCCATCTGGCGCGAGATGACCTTCGAGGTTCGCTCAGGTGAATGTATTGCCGTTCTCGGTCCCAATGGGGCGGGTAAATCCACATTGCTCAAAGCCTTGTCAGGGCTGGTCCCGCTCAGCGAAGGCGAAGTACGCGTGCTGGGAACGCCCACGCGCCGAGGCAATGCTCAGATTGGCTATCTTCCCCAGCGCCACAGTTTTGACGCGGATGTGCGCGTGCGCGGGCGCGACGTGGTGCGCCTCGGCCTGGATGGGCGGCGTTGGGGGATTCCCCTGCCAGGGCTGCGGCGTCTCTGGGGCGGCGACAAATGCGCCCGCCAGGCAGCGGCGCGAGTCGAAGAGGTTATCGAACTGGTAGGCGCGAGCAGCTACGCCAATCGGCCTATTGGCGAACTCTCCGGCGGTGAGCAGCAGCGGCTGCTGATCGCTCAGGCGCTTGTAAACCGGCCACGTCTGCTGCTACTGGATGAACCGCTCGAAAGCCTGGACCTGAACAACCAGCAGATCGTCGCCGCGCTGATTCGGCGCGTCAGCCAGGACCAGCAAGTAGCAGTGCTGCTCGTGGCCCACGATGTCAATCCCATCCTACCCTATCTGGATCGGGTCATCTATATCGGGCGCGGCCAGACCGCCATCGGCGCGCCGCAGGAGGTCATCACCTCCGAGACGCTCTCGCGGCTCTATGACGCCCCTATCGAAGTACTGCGGACCAGAGACGGGCGCGTGGTGGTTGTCGGGCAGCCAGAGGAGGTCAGCTATCGTGTTCATCGCCCTCGCTGA
- a CDS encoding bifunctional DNA primase/polymerase, protein MGISPGEAALAYAARGWAVLPVHTPLPRGCSCGQDCGRSAGKHPRTAHGLKDAALEPGIIRAWWRRWPNANVGIVTGKESDLVALDVDARYQGEESLAALEAMYDRLPGTLTARTGGGGRHLFFRHPGGSVHNIARLFGLEGLDVRGDGGYIVAPPSRHLSGQYYAWQDEARPLAELPEWLSSLLARHTDPNRQGVRTYPQAPPGEAEPFWLSQALERARPGNRNVTGYWLACHLRDDGVSREAARAVLLRYAAQVVAGDHPYHAREALASLRSAYRHLVPEPTLRT, encoded by the coding sequence ATAGGCATTTCCCCCGGAGAAGCTGCGCTGGCGTATGCGGCGCGCGGCTGGGCTGTGCTGCCGGTACATACGCCGCTTCCGCGCGGGTGTTCGTGTGGGCAGGATTGTGGACGCAGCGCGGGCAAACATCCCAGGACAGCACACGGCTTGAAAGACGCTGCCCTGGAGCCTGGGATCATCCGGGCGTGGTGGCGTCGCTGGCCCAACGCCAATGTCGGCATTGTGACCGGCAAGGAGAGCGACCTGGTGGCGCTCGATGTGGACGCGCGTTACCAGGGCGAGGAGTCGCTGGCGGCGCTGGAGGCTATGTATGATCGCCTGCCAGGCACGCTTACCGCTCGCACTGGTGGGGGAGGCCGCCATTTGTTCTTTCGCCATCCAGGCGGGAGCGTTCACAATATTGCCCGGCTCTTTGGGCTAGAGGGTCTGGATGTACGCGGGGATGGTGGTTATATTGTGGCGCCGCCGTCGCGTCATCTGAGCGGACAGTATTACGCCTGGCAGGACGAAGCGCGCCCGCTTGCCGAACTGCCAGAGTGGTTGTCTTCCCTGCTGGCCCGCCACACAGACCCCAATCGTCAGGGTGTGCGCACCTATCCCCAGGCGCCCCCAGGAGAAGCCGAGCCGTTCTGGCTCAGCCAGGCGCTGGAACGGGCGCGCCCAGGGAACCGCAATGTGACGGGATACTGGCTGGCCTGCCATTTGCGCGATGACGGGGTGAGCAGAGAGGCCGCCAGGGCGGTCCTCCTGCGCTACGCGGCGCAGGTTGTCGCTGGGGATCATCCCTATCACGCCCGCGAGGCGCTCGCCAGCCTCCGCTCAGCCTATCGGCATCTGGTCCCTGAGCCGACGCTGCGCACTTAG
- a CDS encoding HAMP domain-containing sensor histidine kinase, with protein MTYSSPNLSNTKVPGQILSGGRPGQLQRLWHDPLLIGVMLFIVALLSFQLAVTLLHPTWSSPETDWLRAALAWPELAVLLLVSIWAADNHHPEARTWWILSVALLSYTVARTLWSIEDQILFPNHAPFPSFPDPFFMLQYPFFFLAVILIPSGRPWGSRVKLILDGLLIMCSVTALSWYFLLAPLYLQSQVSSLGRFINLYYPTADLVILFGLTFTLFYHQCRMDRIVLALLIAAILCLITADSWVAWLIATIGFTAGTPPDLFWMAFYLMVPLAALVWLRRSQRGPPPPREQRPMLNNPPLQQEDLKETVRFLFPFVAALLASAAIAMRAILSPVQPLQPMAPILVILGLGLLVIVRQGITLLENAQARRERAEAQANELAMRETNRQMETFLGMASHELKTPLTSIIMGLQLVQRRMQPTAPSSATPGATGGVRSLTSQGALEKTLHQAHRMDRLVNDLLDTSRIQGGRLELAFTFTDLTALLSATVEEQRQASPQRTILLTTPDQPVLVYADAERLGQVVTNYLTNALKYSDEASPVEVSLQIEQAQALVQVRDQGPGIPHAEQPHLWERFHRVPGIELQSGSGVGLGIGLYISKTIIEHHQGQVGLESAPGEGSTFWFTLPLAKPGQASE; from the coding sequence ATGACATACTCCTCTCCCAACCTATCCAATACCAAAGTGCCAGGTCAGATTCTCTCCGGGGGGCGTCCAGGGCAGCTTCAGCGTCTCTGGCATGACCCGTTGCTGATCGGCGTCATGCTCTTCATCGTCGCGCTGCTGAGCTTTCAACTCGCCGTGACCCTGCTTCACCCGACCTGGAGCAGCCCGGAAACAGACTGGCTGCGGGCAGCCCTGGCATGGCCGGAGCTAGCCGTCTTGCTGCTCGTCAGTATATGGGCCGCCGATAACCACCACCCGGAAGCACGCACCTGGTGGATACTCAGCGTGGCGCTGCTCTCCTATACGGTGGCGCGCACCCTCTGGTCAATAGAAGATCAGATTCTCTTCCCCAACCACGCGCCCTTCCCTTCATTTCCCGACCCTTTCTTTATGCTCCAGTACCCCTTCTTTTTTCTGGCGGTCATCTTGATTCCGAGCGGGCGGCCCTGGGGGTCCAGAGTGAAACTCATTCTGGATGGCTTGCTGATCATGTGTTCCGTCACAGCCCTCTCCTGGTATTTCCTCCTGGCGCCGCTCTACTTGCAAAGTCAGGTATCATCGCTTGGCAGATTTATCAACCTCTACTATCCGACGGCGGATCTGGTGATCCTCTTCGGGCTGACATTCACACTCTTCTATCATCAGTGCAGGATGGACCGCATCGTTCTGGCGCTGCTGATCGCCGCCATCCTCTGCCTGATCACTGCCGATTCCTGGGTCGCCTGGCTCATCGCCACGATAGGCTTCACTGCGGGTACCCCCCCTGATCTCTTCTGGATGGCCTTCTACCTGATGGTACCGTTGGCGGCGCTGGTCTGGCTGAGGCGCAGCCAGCGTGGGCCTCCCCCACCGAGAGAGCAGAGGCCGATGCTCAACAATCCCCCTCTTCAGCAGGAAGACCTGAAAGAAACGGTGCGGTTCCTTTTCCCGTTTGTGGCCGCCCTGCTCGCCAGCGCAGCGATTGCTATGCGGGCCATTCTCTCGCCGGTTCAGCCCCTGCAACCTATGGCGCCTATCCTGGTGATTTTGGGGCTGGGGCTGCTGGTCATTGTGCGCCAGGGGATCACCCTTCTGGAAAATGCCCAGGCGCGGCGCGAGCGCGCCGAGGCGCAGGCCAACGAACTGGCAATGCGCGAGACCAATCGGCAGATGGAAACCTTCCTGGGCATGGCGAGCCATGAACTCAAGACGCCGCTGACCTCGATTATCATGGGCCTCCAACTGGTCCAGCGCCGCATGCAGCCCACAGCGCCCTCTTCAGCAACCCCTGGCGCCACCGGTGGCGTCCGGTCTCTGACTTCGCAGGGCGCGCTGGAGAAGACCCTGCACCAGGCACATCGCATGGATCGCCTGGTAAACGATCTGCTCGATACCTCGCGTATTCAGGGTGGACGCCTGGAACTTGCCTTCACTTTCACCGATCTGACGGCGCTGCTCTCGGCAACGGTTGAAGAGCAGCGCCAGGCGTCCCCGCAGCGAACGATCCTCCTGACCACGCCCGATCAGCCCGTCCTGGTCTATGCCGATGCGGAACGCCTTGGGCAAGTGGTGACGAACTACCTGACCAATGCGCTCAAATACTCGGATGAAGCGTCCCCGGTAGAGGTGAGCCTCCAGATAGAGCAAGCGCAGGCGCTCGTCCAGGTGCGCGATCAAGGGCCGGGCATTCCTCACGCGGAGCAGCCCCACCTTTGGGAGCGATTTCATCGGGTGCCGGGGATCGAATTGCAGAGCGGGTCGGGAGTCGGATTGGGTATAGGACTCTACATCAGCAAGACCATCATCGAACACCACCAGGGGCAGGTCGGGCTGGAAAGCGCCCCTGGAGAGGGGTCCACCTTCTGGTTTACCCTCCCGCTGGCGAAGCCAGGCCAGGCCAGCGAATGA